Sequence from the Priestia megaterium genome:
TTTACACCTTGTCAAAAAAGGAGATGCGAAAGTGGATGTGATTAATTATTATGATGAAAATAGCGGTACACTTACGATTTCATTAGATCCGCAAAAATCACCGTCTCAAAATGCTCAAAGCTATTTTACAAAGTATCAAAAAGCGAAAAATTCCGTTTCGATTGTAATCGAACAAATTGAAAAAGCAAAGGAAGAAGTACAGTATTTTGAATCACTTATTCAGCAAATGGATACTGCTACTCACAAAGACATTGCGGAGATTCGTGAAGAGCTTGTGGAAGAAGGATATTTGCGCAACCGTCAGCAAAAACAAGCGAAAAAACAAAAAAACACCACACCTACACTTGAACAATACGTTTCAAGCGACGGCACGACGATTTTAGTTGGAAAAAACAATAAGCAAAATGAGTATTTAACAAATCGCCTTGCTGCTCGTGATGACGTTTGGTTTCATACGAAAGATATACCGGGTTCTCACGTTGTTATTCGCAGCCAAGAGCCTTCAGAAGAAACGATTTTAGAAGCGGCTCACCTTGCTGCTTACTTTAGTAAAGCTAAGAATTCAAGTTCAGTACCCGTGGACTATACAAAAATTCGCCACGTAAAAAAACCAAGCGGTGCTAAACCTGGTTTTGTAACGTACGATAACCAGCAAACGGTGTACGTAACGCCTAGCGAAGAACTTGTACTGAAGCTGCGTCAGTCATAATAAAAACCCCCTTTCTATATAGAAAGGGGGTTTTTATTATATAGATCTAGTTTAGTTCATCCATGAAGGGTCTGAAGGATTTTCACGCCATTTAAATAGCTTGTCCATCGCTTCTTCTTCAATGTATCCCGCTTCGTTTGCCGCTTCTACTAGCGTAGAGTAGTCTGTTAGCGAATAAACTTGAAGTTCTTTTTCTTTAAACAGCTGACGCGCTTTTTCCAGCTCATATGTAAAGATAGACACAACTCCTAGCACTTCACAACCCTGCGCTTTTAATGCATCGACTGCGGTAAACACACTTCCGCCAGTTGAAATCAAATCTTCAATCACAACTACTTTTTGACCTTTTGTTACTTTTCCTTCGATTTGATTTCCTTGGCCATGTTCTTTTGCTTTGCTTCGCACATAGCACATTGGAAGCTCTAGCGCTTCACTTACCCATGCTGCATGAGGGATACCAGCTGTAGCGGTACCAGCAATCACTTCTGCATTGGCAAAATACGTTTTAATTAAATGCTGCAGACCTTTTGCAATTTCTTTTCGCACTTTCGGGTAGCTAAGCGTTAGACGGTTGTCACAATAAATAGGTGACTTAATTCCAGAGGCCCACGTAAACGGCTCGTTTGGTTGAAGGCTTACTGCCTCAATATCAATTAATTGTTTTGCAATTTCTTTTCGTAGTTTTGTCATCGCGTAATACGCTCCCCTTTCCACTGCTGTAACATCTCATAATATGCTTTAAGCGGGTCTTTTGCTTTAGTAATAGAACGTCCAACGACAATGGCACTTGAGCCATATTCTCTCGCTAGCTGAGGTGTTGCTACGCGGACTTGGTCATCTACTGAATCTGTGCCCATACGAATACCCGGCGTTACGGTCAAAAAGTCCTCCCCTGCTGCTTTTCGAATCGAAGGCACTTCATGAGTAGAACATACAACGCCGTCAAGTCCACTTTTTTTAGCAAGCGCTGCATAATGGGTAACCACTTCTTGCATCGAATGTGTAATGAGCTGCTGCTCTTTTAGCATTTCATCAGATGTACTCGTTAGCTGAGTAACCGCAATACAATCCGGGCGCTTTTTGCCGGCAGCGGTTCCTAAGTCAAGTCCTTCAATGGCTGCTTGCATCATGTTCGTTCCGCCGGCAGCGTGAACGTTAACCAAATCTACTTCAAGAGAAGCCAAAGACTTCATCCCTTGCTTTACCGTATTTGGAATATCATGAAGCTTTAAGTCTAAAAAGATTTGGTGGTTTTGCTCTTTTAATGCAGAAATAATGGATAACCCTTCTTTATAAAACAGTTCCATGCCTACTTTCACAAATAATGACTCTTGTTGAAAAGGCATTAAAAACTGCTGCACATCGTTAATTGATGAAAAGTCAAGAGCAATGATTAACGGTTGCTTCACGCTTTTTCCAGCTCCTTCCGATACATTCTGAAACATGCTCGTATCCTAATGATGTTAATAGCCTTGGCAGTTCGTCAATGATGGTTGGACATACATACGGATCAACAAAGTTTGCTGTACCAACCGCTACTGCACTTGCACCTGCATATAGGAACTCGAGTGCATCTTCAGCAGTCGTCACTCCGCCCATACCGATAATTGGAATGTTCACTTTTTGGCTCACTTCATATACCATTCGAATCGCTACCGGTTTAATTGATGGGCCTGACAGTCCGCCTGTGCCGTTCGCTAAAACCGGCTGAGCTGTTTTCAAATCCAGACGCATCCCGAGAAGCGTATTGATCATCGTTAAGCCATCCGCGCCAGCTTCTTCAACAGCCATCGCCATGTCTACAATATTGGATACGTTTGGTGATAGTTTAACATAAACTGGAACATTTGAAACATCTTTTACTGCTTTCGTTAAACGAGCAGCAATGACAGGATCTACGCCAAACGCAATTCCGCCTTCTTTTACGTTAGGGCATGAAATATTCAATTCAAGTGCTTTCACATTTGATACGGTTGAAATTTCTTTTGCCACGTGCACATATTCTTCAATTGAAGCACCGGCTACGTTCGCGATAATCGGCACATCATATTGCTGAAGCCAAACGAGCTCTTCATTCATTACTTTTTCTAACCCAGGATTTTGTAATCCAATCGCATTTAACATTCCTGCAGATGTTTCCGCTACGCGAGGAGTTGGATTACCAAAACGAGTTTCAGCAGTAGTCGCTTTAATCATAATGGCTCCAAGTGCATCAAGTGAATAAAATTGAGCATACTCACGCCCAAATCCAAAACAGCCGGATGCTGGCATAATTGGATTTTTCAAATCTAATCCTGGCAATGTCGTTTTTAGCATACTCATAGAAGCACCTCCCCTGCTTGAAAGACGGGACCGTCGCTGCAGATTTTTTTATACGCCGTAGAATCTTCACTTTCCCTGCATACACATGCAAAACAAGCGCCGATTCCACAGCCCATTCTTTCTTCTAAAGAAATGTAAAGCGGCTTGTTTGTATAATTATTTTCTAGTGCTTTTAACATCGGAGTTGGACCGCATGAAAACATAACGTCATATGAAAACTGCTGCTCGTCAATCACCGTTGTGACAAAACCTTTTGTTCCGTAAGAGCCGTCTACCGTTGCAATATATGTTTCTCCTAAAGCTAAAAACTCTCGCTCGTAAAATACGTCTGCTTTTGATTGAAAGCCTAAGACGTGAATAACCTGTACGCCTTTTTCACGAAGTCTTTTTGAAAGCTCATAGAGCGGAGGCACTCCAATGCCTCCCCCTACTAATAAAGCCGTTTGACCTGACTCTATCGCATCTAATGGAAAACCGTGGCCAAGCGGACCTAACACGTCAATCGACTGTCCGGCTTGTTTTTCGGCCAGCAGCGATGTTCCCGTCCCTTCTGCACGGTAAATCATCGTAAATTGTTCGTGCGTTTGGTCAATTTCTGCAATACTGATTGGTCTGCGAAGCAGTGGCAAATAGTCGTTGTTGACGCGGATATGCACAAACTGCCCCGGCTCATTCATGAAACGAACAAGCTCGCCTTGAAGAGTTAATTCATATACATTGTGTGTTAACGGTCGCTGACTGACGACTTGCATCATTTCATGTTTGATCATACGGTTGTCACCTCTTTAGTTGGACGAACTTTTTTCATTGGCGTTGTATGGAAGCTGATCGTTTCAAGCACTCGTAAAATCGCTTCTGCTGTATCAAGTGATGTTAAGCAAGGTACACCATTTTCAACTGCTTCACGGCGAATTTTAAATCCGTCACGCGCAGGCTGCTTTCCTTTTGTTAGCGTGTTGATGACAAGCTGTGCTTCACCTTTTCGTATCACATCTAAAAGATTGTGATCTTCATGATGAATTTTATTTACTATTTTTACGCGAATGTCTTCTTTTGTAAACGTTGAAGCTGTTCCTTCCGTTGCAATCACCTGATAGCCAATGTTAGCAAAACGCTTCGCTAGCGCTGTTGCCTCTTCTTTATCTTTATCCGATACTGTCATAAGTACTGAACCGTACGGCTTAATGGACATACCTGACGCAATTAGTCCTTTATATAATGCTTTTTCGTACGTTGAATCTTGCCCCATTACTTCTCCAGTAGATTTCATTTCAGGTCCAAGCGTAATATCTACGCGACGCAGCTTTGCAAATGAGAAGACCGGCACTTTTACGTAGACACCTTCTTCTTCAGGGTGTATGCCTGATTCATAACCAAGCTCTCGCAAACTTGTTCCTAAAATAACTTTTGTTGCCACATTCGCCATCGGAATACGCGTAATTTTACTTAAGAACGGCACCGTACGGCTTGAACGAGGATTTACTTCAAGAACAAACACTTCTCCTTTTGATAAGACGAACTGAATGTTGAGCAGCCCAATAATGTTTAAGCCTTTTGCAATACGTGTTGTGTAATCAATGATTGTATCTTTTACGTCCTGTGACAGAGTTTGTGGTGGATATACAGCGATGGAGTCACCTGAGTGTACACCCGCGCGCTCTACATGTTCCATAATTCCCGGAATAACCACTGTTTCACCGTCTGAAATGGCATCGACTTCAATTTCTTTTCCAGTTAAGTAGCGGTCGATTAACACAGGGTGATCAGCGTGTACTTTTACCGCGTGTTTCATATAGTGAAGCAGTTCTTCTTCTTTATACACAATTTCCATTGCGCGTCCGCCTAGTACATATGAAGGTCGTACAAGCACCGGATAACCAATTTCTTTTGCCACAACCACTGCTTCTTCTACGGATGTTACCGTCTTTCCAAGCGGCTGAGGTACTTCTAAACGCGCTAGCGTCGCTTCGAATTTTTTACGGTCTTCTGCTGCATCTAAGCTTTCAAGGGACGTTCCTAAAATCTTGACCCCTCTTGCTTCTAGCTCGTCTGCTAGGTTGATTGCTGTT
This genomic interval carries:
- the pyrE gene encoding orotate phosphoribosyltransferase; this translates as MTKLRKEIAKQLIDIEAVSLQPNEPFTWASGIKSPIYCDNRLTLSYPKVRKEIAKGLQHLIKTYFANAEVIAGTATAGIPHAAWVSEALELPMCYVRSKAKEHGQGNQIEGKVTKGQKVVVIEDLISTGGSVFTAVDALKAQGCEVLGVVSIFTYELEKARQLFKEKELQVYSLTDYSTLVEAANEAGYIEEEAMDKLFKWRENPSDPSWMN
- the pyrF gene encoding orotidine-5'-phosphate decarboxylase, which codes for MKQPLIIALDFSSINDVQQFLMPFQQESLFVKVGMELFYKEGLSIISALKEQNHQIFLDLKLHDIPNTVKQGMKSLASLEVDLVNVHAAGGTNMMQAAIEGLDLGTAAGKKRPDCIAVTQLTSTSDEMLKEQQLITHSMQEVVTHYAALAKKSGLDGVVCSTHEVPSIRKAAGEDFLTVTPGIRMGTDSVDDQVRVATPQLAREYGSSAIVVGRSITKAKDPLKAYYEMLQQWKGERITR
- a CDS encoding dihydroorotate dehydrogenase, translated to MSMLKTTLPGLDLKNPIMPASGCFGFGREYAQFYSLDALGAIMIKATTAETRFGNPTPRVAETSAGMLNAIGLQNPGLEKVMNEELVWLQQYDVPIIANVAGASIEEYVHVAKEISTVSNVKALELNISCPNVKEGGIAFGVDPVIAARLTKAVKDVSNVPVYVKLSPNVSNIVDMAMAVEEAGADGLTMINTLLGMRLDLKTAQPVLANGTGGLSGPSIKPVAIRMVYEVSQKVNIPIIGMGGVTTAEDALEFLYAGASAVAVGTANFVDPYVCPTIIDELPRLLTSLGYEHVSECIGRSWKKREATVNHCS
- a CDS encoding dihydroorotate dehydrogenase electron transfer subunit — protein: MIKHEMMQVVSQRPLTHNVYELTLQGELVRFMNEPGQFVHIRVNNDYLPLLRRPISIAEIDQTHEQFTMIYRAEGTGTSLLAEKQAGQSIDVLGPLGHGFPLDAIESGQTALLVGGGIGVPPLYELSKRLREKGVQVIHVLGFQSKADVFYEREFLALGETYIATVDGSYGTKGFVTTVIDEQQFSYDVMFSCGPTPMLKALENNYTNKPLYISLEERMGCGIGACFACVCRESEDSTAYKKICSDGPVFQAGEVLL